The window ACAAAAATTTGGTTGACGATCATCTATTGATTTACATGTACAGTAAAACAAATCAGCCAATACAACAATAACTAAAAGACCTACCTGATGTTGTAAATGGGTTGTGTCTGGTGGACAACGATGTTGCACGTGGGACACCGGTTGCTGTGGAAAAAATGCTTCACGATGCAGCTTTTGCAAACTAAGGGAagataaaacacatcacaatGTCAGACACAGTCAGGACCTTATGTTTGATGCATAGCCAGACTAATATATGGACTTTTAAGGCTGATATACAGAATCATATTTGAGAGCAAATAACAAATTGTTTATATATAAGAATCCCTTAAATTAAACCTGTTTATTAAAGTACTGTTATAGTATGCTTGAGATATTTAGTGAGCAAAATggtttttttaacttaattgaCAAAAATGGAGATACTGTCATTCTTTTGTCCCGGTATGCTGATACAGATACATCAGTGATAAATTAATATTGGCTGACATATTGAATGGTTTATCAGCTGTCCTCTTGTGTATGGTCTTGTTTAATCTGACATATGTGGTACGGTGACATCACGGTAgtaattaaatgtttgtattggcATCCTGACAGCTCAGTGGCATACTATAAAACCACAGCATCCCCAGTTTGCATTGTTATTGCACATCATCGCATTTCTTTCTTGTAGAACTCACTGTATCCCAAAAAGTTACCCAAAGTAGAAACCCTTTCAATGATATGCATGCTCGTGTGGAACTCCTTGAAGCCCCCCCATCATGGTCCTCTCAGAACTCCAAGAGCAAAAGCACACCTCAGATAGGACTCACATGTGTGGAGGCACTCTGTGATGGTGGTGGCGTCGATGAGGAAGCCACAGCAAAGGGCACAGCGGATATATGGATAGAATTGATTGAGGGGGAGCTCGGGCTgtggggaaaaagaaaacagaactcACATTCAGAGGTTACAGCTTTAAAATAGGAAACGTGGCTGCGTTTGCGTGACATGAAGTCACGTCGGTTTCAGGGACTAGCTAGTTTAAAAGCAATACTACGTGTAAGTTGATGCATGGCATATTGGTATAGCAGGACAGCTACAAGGTGTAGGATAATTGTCAATTGTCAGAAAGGTAAGAGAATAAAAATAGTCTTCCTTATGATTCAACAGAGGACGACCGTCAGTGTGAGTGTCGTTAAAGCCCACAGTCAGTAAACGCACCTCTTCCTCTGACTCGCTGTCAGATATGTTCGTTGACCCTTCATGACTCCTGCGACCGAACAACGATAGATACAGAGGAGGCGACATTACGACACACTTTCTCTTTGAGTTACGAGAAAACGCAaattaaatggtttattttaagGTACAACTTAGCTCTAAACGTAGACGTTGTTTAAAATTCCCAGTGACGTTAGCTTTGCCTGGCTAGCGGGCTAACAAACACACTACGCATCTAGCTACAGATTGTAGTTACTTAGCTTAGTTGCTAATGTGACCACCGTAAGCTAGCTCAAATGCTCCATTGCGTCTAATTACCGCAAAATAACTACTTCCTAACTTTATCTATGTTACTTTGTTGCCTTCTTTGCAATCTAGTTAACGACTCAATTTCCCTCACGCGTGTTCGGCGAGCGGCAACAACAGTACGTCTTCCGGTTCTGGACCCTTCAGAATAAATGTGACatggccagaaaaaaaacacaattccaCTCAAAACtgaacacattttctttccgAATACTCCCATCGACATGCACTTCATTctcacattattatttaatctgtAGCTGTGCAGAAATTCAACCCAAGTCATCAAAAGCcttcaaaaactacatttcacaaCACATACGAATACCCTAGCAATATGGTGGAGTCAATTTAACAGAAGTGTGTGAACCAAAGCATGGTGGAACTGAACTGGAATTCAACATATAGCATAATAGAAATGAGATAATATAGTGACTTAGTATTTTTATAAGAATTCCAAGCAGGATTAATGAAGCcgacacttttattttgaagttacaaGGACGAATTTGCCGGTGATGACAATACGCCGGGAAGAAGggtctaaaaaaataaataaatgaaaaataactatataaataatataaaaatccATGAAATGAATACGTTTTAAATAACGACAAAATAAGATACTActgataatagaaaaaaaatataatacgGGTCTTCTGTGATGTTGCCATGGGGGGGCGATCGAAGCATAACCTTATGGTCAATGCAAGAATTACAAAATGCCACTTTTCTTGAAGAACAGTATAGTCATTTCTATGTTGTAcctgtatttgtgtctgtatttattgttacaGATTTTCTCCCCTTACCTttcttgtttgttgttgtttgtctcgTATTGAAGATGTGTTGCTTTGACCCAGGTGTGACCTCACCTGGCCTCCAGAGTTGGTCACAGGAACTGTTTATTGAATCAGGAGAGGTGCCTTCaacataataacatttaatttaaaacaaatgtatcaactcattgtaattataattaaattaaaatgaatatatgtattggtatatttattcattcattttggaaaaaaggTTTGagcaaccaaaaaaagaaatcctacCAAGTATGAGGATTTAGAGCCGCAGAGCAAAaccctctttctgtctgtggtAACAATACAGAAGAGACACAATGAATTTGGTGTTAAACATCGCAGTGACATGCCTACCGGAGTAAGGACATCCACTAATACACAACCCCAGCAACATGTCTAAGCAGCACAGACATTCCTTCAGGACACAATTTACATCCTGTTGCTTACGTGAGATGGGAAACCCAACGCCATCTCAGTGGATTATATGCTTCAGTTTCTGAAACGTATCCTCATCTATCGCAGGTCATTGGTTCCAAAAAGTTGCTGCTGGTTTATTGGCCCTGaaaactgtagtttttaatgGATGTAACTAAAGAATGCGACCAAATGCATGGGTTATACTGTAGGTGCTGTAAATTGATATGGTTGAGCTGGCTTATTGTTGTGAAACTGACAGTATGTGCTTCATGTTTGAGGGTACATTTTGTCCATCTACATTGGATAGATAgatgatgttttcattttgagcACACTTATGCCCTAATATTAGTAAAGGGAAACCACCTCTACCTTGTACAAAGCATATTTTATAGCTGATGTGTTTGAATGCATTCTTATGGGGCGGCAGGAATAATAGAGAGACACTCCTTAATGAcagctttacaaactgttttGATTATAATGTAAAGCCTGTTGTGGTTAATTTGTAATTTGGGATATTGGGCTACGTAAATCAAATTGACTCTACTTGCAATTCTAAGAGGTTGAGCGGGAGATTTTTTGCATTGATGGATCAGTCATCTCCATTCGTGATAATCCTCTCCATCCTCAAATTTCCTCCACTGGGTTTAATGATCACTCATATCTGGTACTCCTTGTGGAGTGTGAGGTTGGAGTGCGGACTGCTTTCTATCTGCCAACTGATGTCTGTTTGGAATAAAGAACTCACCACATTTAACAGTGGGGAAATCAAACAAGATTTCCGCCTCTTAATTATCTCTGCAAGTCTGGCAGTTAATCAGTGTCAACAATGGAAGATCAGCACCCTCGAAAACCTTTTCATGACTGTGCAAATACCCCCATGTCATAGCTGAGCAGGGAAATTCCAGACATCTGCTCACAGCATAATGGCTTTGTGTTGTCTGTGATTGTGGTGCACATTTTTTGCAGTCATGTGCATCTTCATACCTGCATGTTAATCTTTGTGTTTACTTCTTGTGGTGACAACATGAAGAGCTCCACAGCAGACTGAGTAGAATCATTCACCGCTGTAGACGATCTCAGCACTTCATTTTGTTGAGCTTTTGCACATGGAACTGGGGGAATCCCCATTGAGAATTAGGTGGGATAAATTGGGAATTCACTACTGTTTTAAGTTAAGTGGTGAATACAGCTCCATGGCCAAGTGTTCTGTCTGGGATTACTGGGAAATTTACATGAAGGGAGAATAAATCAACCTCATAAAACAGCTTGTATGAATCATTGGTATTTGACAAGACGACTTGGATGTTTCGTCTCAATTATTCTTCTGCTTCGTCTCAGAGCCTCTCCTAGATGTAAAGAATTTATTGTCACAAGTGGGTCTAAGGATCCAGTATCcagtaaaacataatttgggtTGGTGGATCATTTAAGGGGTGGCACCTTATGGGTGGAAAGCCTTAcgtcacatacatacacacagtaaGTAAAATCAACCAAAACCACCTAAAAACAAAGGCAGGGCACCAAAAGCACAATAGCATGACCTTTCCATATATATTATAACGACAGcatacaaataaacagttttaagtGTCGACATGTAGCAAAACtagaaaaaagatcaaaaagacCATATCAAAACACcagttacatatatatatatatttttctaacttcagaaaatgtaaaagcattTACAATTTACACAGTACTCATGATAGTATATTACGCGGTAGATACAGAGAATGATAGGTGTGTATGGGGCACCTCCAGCTCAAACATGCTCTTCATATCAGTGCAGTGGGTCTATTTATATCACTACAGTACAGAGCTCATCTGTCCAACCGGCAACAATGACATCCAACTATTTGACAAATGACGGTCAAAGTTTTTTAGCATCACTGACACACAATACCTTTATACCGCAAGCCagttatgatataaaacagttcttcagaaataacttaaaaaacatgtgtaacatatatatatgttttcatttactGCTTGTAGTTTCTATCAGATACCATTGGATACGACTGTCTTGCCATTTAGGGCTTTGCTACCTTCACTCCTGTTGGCAACATAATGTAGGATAGAGCTGAGTGTTTGTGAtacaatgaaacattaaagtcaAAATACGCTCAGACCCGATACTTTTTAGTTTACGATTGTCCTGTTTGGTTAAAAGTCCTCTTTTCACGCATGTCTTTCATTACAGTCTTTGCCATCGTCATAGAATTTGGGGCAGCGACGGGCCAagggtgttttttgttgttgtctggtCCTTCAATCTTCTTTCTGTCCAAGCTCCGGGCTCTTAAAAAGTTGTGACACATCCCATTCATGTGGCGCTGTTAGTTgttttgtgggggggggggaaacagagaggaagcgAAAACAGAGGAGCTGCTCTGGAGGCAGAAATAATGTCTTTAGTTGGGTAACAGTGGCACTTTCACAAGGCGAGGGGATACGCAACTGTAGAAAACTCAGACACGTAGAAGCTGTTCTATCTGACCCTTAAATCAGGAATTTGATGCCGTGATGTTGATGTGAAACGCTGACGCTGTTGTCGTAATTTTTACAAGTTTCTCCTCAATATTCAAATCAAACTTCAGTGGGTAAATCAAGCCACAGTTTGCTGTTAGCTTGGCAGCTAAAGTTAAAGTTAGGGTTGGTAATGTATTTGGAGGTGGGGCCAAGTTCATTCCTATTAAAGTTTCTCATGTGTGCATGAAGCAACAAATGTTTGACTTCCAGGTATAAAATTCAGATAAATTTACTCCGATCTTCCGTCTCCATGGACCCATAGAGAAAGCGCACTAGCGTTTTCTCTAACCCTGCCTCCCAGGCCTCAATCACTTCCTGGGGTCCTGTTGCAAACAACaaccatgtttgttgtttacggTAATTATAAGAATTtggggggagtggctttggagggaggcctgaagggacgggctGTCAGTGTGGCCGACTTGGCGAAGTTAGCTACAGTGATAGAAAAAGAGTTTGCAGTCATTCggttggatattttttttcatctagcTTACACATGCCGATTCCTCCAATTGTACCTACCCAAGCTTTAAGTGGAGCCAGACACTCCAGGGCTATTGACCACAATTGTTCAGTCATTAGTTCTTACATAACAGATTTATAATGAGGGGTAAAGTAGGATTACATACATGCAAGAATGAATGTGCCAATGCTGATGGCTGAAGTCAGTAGTTTATCTGCAGCTCTAAGGCACTTAGCTTTAGCATCCGATGTGCTGATCTCCCCCATTTAATTTACCATGTATAGGCTCTTTGGCTCTGCACTTACGGTTTAACTCAGACAATCATATAATTTCTAGTTCCAGGGTAGCTCTGCCTGAAATAATGTTTGAGTTACTAAAACTACAAACTGTCGGTTGGTGAGACAGGGTCTATAGTGACGGGTGCCTACTGTGCCCATCTCAGACTTCCAGGAGACTCTGTGGACGCTCAGGTGCTTGCGGCGGGTCAGGCTGGAGGCGGCAAATGGGCTTGTTGCACATGGGGCAGACACTGCGGATCTCCAACCATTTCATCAGACACCTGGTGAGAGACACATTACCACGTTTGGTCATTTCAGAGTAGGACAAAGTGCGCAAAGTGACACAGGGGGAAACTTCAGCAattaagaggagaaaaaggagttCAAACAGCTAAATTAAGAGTCGTAAAACAGGACGGAACAGGCAGTCATGCAGGATATGTAAAAAGTTGAAACGCACTGGTGATACAGGTAGAGTGTATcagtcagagagacaaactCACGCCAACACCGCAGGGCAAAAACATATCCCGTTGCTTTAAGCACCCTCATGCTCAAACATGCAACAACAAATATTTCCGGGAATTTGCTCTTGATTTTGTGCAGGGCATCCGAAAAAACTTGTTCAGTAACAATTTTTCTGAATTTCACTGCTTCTCCAACCGCTTTTACTGTTAACTTGAAGGTACAAATCCAACATGAAGAGGCTTTTATGAGTCATTTCTTCCAAAACCGGCTTGTCAAGATTTTTGAAGTCTCTACCAAATTGTTAAGTAACCAAGGCtagaataatattttttgttctttttaagtGAGGCCTGTATGGAGCCATGTAAATTTGCAGACACAATGGCTGCTGCACACATGGTTTCAATTGACGATTGTCTTCCATCTCGAGCATAATGCATGAGTCAATAAAATTAGCTGGACCAATTTGTGAAACAGCCAGTGACAAATGATTCcagtgtgtttcttttcactGTAACTTTGAAATAGAGTTTGGACATTCACAAATACAGAATCAGCTTGTCCACCCTCATCAAAGTTTGATAATCACTAAGCAGGGTTGTACGAACTTACTTCTTGTGAAAAGCATGGGAGCAGGGGCACACTCCGAGCTCATCCCTGCTGCGAAACTCCTCCAAGCACACCGCACACGTTTGCTGAGGAGGAATATAATCAGTTCATAACCGACAACTGAACCATGTTCACTTAATACAGAGTATCCTGATACACGCTCCACAGTTTACAGCATTTAAAAAGTCAGAACGACAATGCATCCATCCTGCAGCTTAAACTGATAAGGTCTTTGCTAAAATTATGACCAACAACATCTGTCATGActgcttttttatcatttcattaatGCCATTACCCcttattcatattaatattgtaCAGTATGTACTAGGATATTACGTTTTTGCCTTTGGTATGCAAAATATAACTCTCTAGTATTGAGCTAATATGTTATAGGCTCAATTAAGCAAAGACCTTTTCAAacataacaacatttaaatgcaacagGAGCCCTTTTGTATTTCCTGATGCAATGGTTGTTAACGCAGTATGCTAACAGGAAGTAAACTCAGAGCAAAGCTGCTAGCAACAAAAATGGCAATGGAGAAGGTCTACACTTAATTTCTCACCTTTCCAAAACCGGGCCACCGTTATTTTGTAGCATGAATTTGGGACATTGCTTATAAAACAGCCAGAAAAACTGTCACATGACTGCAACAGTGAACCAGGGATTAGCTAGCAACTGGCCAAATATACAGAACctcctttaaaaaaggaaactaaatTAAGTGTCTCCACCAAATTACAGACAATGTAGCCCTTTACAGCAGTAAATGTGTTCCTAAAAATTGTAgccaagtttttttgtttgctacATTTTAAGCACTTAATCGCTAGCTTGACGCATGTGTTCTACATTCATTCTGTCCCATTAGCCAGTTGGCATTGAGCTCATTGACTCCCATTTACTTTGTATTCAACTTACGCCAATTAGGCTCAGCTTCTTCCCCGCTCCTTTCAAAACAACCTGTTGACGAGAATGGATTTGTGACATAGctcaacagagaaaaacaagcaaattaacATCTGAGTTACAATTTGACACGAGTCAAACTTGATACACAGCAGTATGAGCATATTACCTCGTTGTAACCGTACTGTTCTCTTGCACCTTGTCGCCTGAGTCTGTGAACCAGAAAAGACAACAACTTATCATACAAATTGTATTATGTGGCTGGTGCTCCATATCTGTCTTCTTTAGGACATGTCTTGTCGTGCCGTATGAATCAGCTGAGATATTGCATCAAGCAGCCCTGGAATTCAGACAATGCCAAGTTCAAGTAACAGCCTGTGCACCTATACGCTACAGAACGTTTCCCTTCATAGAGGAATTCTGGCTGAAATTCTGTTGTATTGAGTTGATCATAAGATGATGAAAGCATAGATGTAACAGGGTGATTCAAGGCTCagtgaacattaaaaaaattcagCATTCGAGATGCACGCCATTTTCACCTTTGAATCCTAATTGGAAGTGACTGATTTTACAGGCGGCTTCTATCTTTGCCAACACTAAAAGTATTTACACCAACttaacatattaaaaaacatattttaaaggttttttcaGATATCTCTCTGACAGCCAAATTaatcaacattacattacattacagtcatttagcagacgcttttatccaaagcgacttacaatcagtagtatattacatatcattcacccattcacacactgatgacaggctaccatgcaaggtgccaccatcagactctaactaacattcattcacatccagtccacaccgatggcaagccttcaggagcaacttggggttaagtgtcttgcccaaggacacatcgactgccgaagccgggtatcgaaccaccgaccctctgattggagaactaccttgctctccactacgccacagccgccctatcAACAAGGCATACTGTAACCTCCTTAGCAAAAGTAAATATTAGAGCAGGTTTTTCAAGAAATCCTGGAAGTAGACAGCAGCTCATCGACTGACACAATTCCAACCTGTCTGTTATAGCCTTAAGCAGCTTTCACTTGAACCTTTGTTGTTGCCAAATTACAGACAACGCATCATGTAACACAATGAGAGGCCTCTGCATTGACAAATTACCTTTATAAACTGAGTGTAGtgcattaaaatattaaaaatcagTTTGAATGAGTAAAATCCTCTTGCTCTCTACCTCTAAAggtaaaaacaacagcaatattGTATGCAAGTAGCTCAGGTGCTCACTCAGcgttgttgaaagaaaatatagaATGTTGTTTACTAAAGTAGATGAGGCAGGACGAGAGAAAGTTATCCGAAGATCCCAAAACAATTTCTTGTATGCACCAAGGGTTGCAGGCTAGTGATCTGTGACACTATAATATAGGGGTGGCCAAACCTTTttgatattgggctatataaaaaaatatataagcaGTCACAGGGAAAACAATAGTGAATGTGTAGTTTTAAACCAGCTATACTGCAAGAAAATCAGTGTTTCTAGACCAGCAAACACCATgtggcattaaaaaaatcattttttaacagtttgttatTACAGAATGTTACTGGCGTGTCCACGTCTTACAAAAAGCATTTCTGTATCAGCTGctcttaaatttaatttgaattaattaaatactATAAACACCAATACAATGCTCGACTTAAGTACACACTTTTACGATGTCTATGATATTGACAGCCGGTGTTAATCCGGAATGATGACTGTCCCTGTGTGATTCCTGTCCCAGGAGCTCGAACCCAGCGGCGTCTCTTCGGTCGTACCTGAACATGTAGCAGCAGAAGATGAGGGTGAGCATGAGGATGAAGAGGCCGATGCCCAGGATGATGATGTAGACGTTGAGCGGCAGGTGGAAGAGCTCCTCAGATGTCATCTTGCAGTAATGGTCGGAGTTCTGCAATCCAAGGTCACACAGACACCCTGGGTGGACGGGACAGGCGAAGAAATAGatggaaacagaagaagaataaTATGTATTAAAGCAACATGGTTTGACTGCCAGgtagaaaaaaagttgttttaggTTACAACCGCATCAGCACAGTATCACTGCAATCATAGGGGATCTTTATAATGAGAAAATGCAATATTTCCTCAGAT is drawn from Anoplopoma fimbria isolate UVic2021 breed Golden Eagle Sablefish chromosome 6, Afim_UVic_2022, whole genome shotgun sequence and contains these coding sequences:
- the LOC129091943 gene encoding RING finger protein 122-like isoform X2; this translates as MTSEELFHLPLNVYIIILGIGLFILMLTLIFCCYMFRLRRQGAREQYGYNEVVLKGAGKKLSLIGQTCAVCLEEFRSRDELGVCPCSHAFHKKCLMKWLEIRSVCPMCNKPICRLQPDPPQAPERPQSLLEV
- the LOC129091943 gene encoding RING finger protein 122-like isoform X1 produces the protein MHPVQWCNGCLCDLGLQNSDHYCKMTSEELFHLPLNVYIIILGIGLFILMLTLIFCCYMFRLRRQGAREQYGYNEVVLKGAGKKLSLIGQTCAVCLEEFRSRDELGVCPCSHAFHKKCLMKWLEIRSVCPMCNKPICRLQPDPPQAPERPQSLLEV